A stretch of Bacteroidota bacterium DNA encodes these proteins:
- a CDS encoding DUF4974 domain-containing protein encodes KKIETTLVNGIVEIRINKAKIGEDTELTLKPNQIAEFIKGTGHLGSPNMNTPTSLKYTEKKEEAPHIIVIQDIDPVVYTSWKDKKWIIEHESLGDLSIQLERRYDVEINFKNESLKNYKISGKLNDETLQQVLDAIKLTVPIDYNINHKQITIVENKFLKDWYQKIMSNN; translated from the coding sequence AGAAAAAGATTGAAACAACGCTGGTAAACGGTATAGTTGAAATAAGGATAAATAAAGCAAAAATCGGCGAAGACACAGAACTCACCCTAAAACCGAATCAGATTGCTGAGTTTATAAAGGGGACAGGGCATCTTGGCTCTCCAAATATGAATACCCCGACATCCCTTAAATATACAGAGAAAAAGGAAGAAGCCCCCCATATCATAGTCATTCAAGACATAGATCCTGTAGTTTACACTTCCTGGAAGGACAAAAAATGGATTATCGAACATGAAAGTTTAGGAGACCTTTCTATACAACTTGAAAGAAGATATGATGTAGAAATTAATTTCAAAAATGAATCTTTAAAAAATTATAAGATTTCAGGAAAACTGAATGATGAAACTTTACAACAGGTTCTGGATGCAATAAAGTTAACCGTTCCAATTGATTACAACATAAACCACAAACAGATAACCATTGTTGAAAATAAATTTCTGAAGGACTGGTACCAGAAGATCATGAGTA